A genome region from Proteus vulgaris includes the following:
- a CDS encoding MASE1 domain-containing protein, which yields MKRGLRFLLQSLFLLLTYSLLWLSLWVIGFYLSKNGQQAALFLPQGLRLALIILLWRRFWLPMLFAEWGLYYWLAQEQLITHAIIYLSPILSLVVALEVQRIWWRYPLYWQRLTLLIGAVGFNSLLQAFILGFSINTTSGIFLTSVTGGILLAPFVFLLYEYLRELQSRTLISNGTPDPPLRTSLLMWGFLFCLIGLSAQFFLTPEIERLLVILVFIPNVFMAYRYGWQGGVLSALLGSLMITFARQVNGAFNDLRELEMFLTTQAIIGIGLGIAISRQQQLAHNLRHYRLRLEQELQARRDLMEKLVHTEEDVKKAIARELHDEIGQNITAIQIQSMLIKKTADNDKTRQTGEQIERLALQIHQSTRQLLRQLRPPVLDEMSLEKALHHLINEFAFDDNGITCNFNYSLEKEPENETIIFTLYRLVQELLNNISKHANATYIQISLTQNKTCLRLVISDNGVGMLPTSLSVQQSSGFGLRGIEERIRALGGEWEVINHHGTKIIVNLPTNSKENSEN from the coding sequence ATGAAAAGGGGACTCCGTTTTCTTCTTCAATCCCTCTTTTTATTACTCACCTACTCTTTACTTTGGCTATCACTTTGGGTGATTGGCTTCTATTTAAGTAAAAATGGGCAACAAGCGGCTCTTTTCTTACCTCAAGGTCTGCGATTAGCCCTCATAATTTTACTCTGGCGTCGCTTTTGGCTACCGATGTTATTTGCAGAATGGGGGCTTTATTACTGGTTAGCGCAAGAGCAATTAATTACACACGCGATTATTTATCTCTCACCAATACTCAGCCTCGTTGTCGCACTCGAAGTTCAACGTATTTGGTGGCGATATCCTTTGTATTGGCAACGCTTAACCCTATTAATTGGTGCCGTGGGTTTTAATAGCCTGTTGCAAGCCTTTATTCTTGGTTTCTCTATTAATACCACCAGCGGAATTTTCCTCACCTCTGTCACCGGTGGCATATTACTCGCACCTTTTGTCTTTTTACTTTATGAATATCTTCGTGAATTACAAAGTCGTACCCTAATTTCTAATGGTACTCCCGATCCCCCACTAAGAACTTCTTTGCTGATGTGGGGATTTCTATTTTGCCTTATTGGGTTAAGTGCTCAGTTTTTCTTAACACCCGAGATAGAGCGATTATTAGTTATCCTTGTTTTTATTCCTAATGTCTTTATGGCTTACCGTTATGGCTGGCAAGGTGGCGTATTATCTGCATTATTAGGCAGTTTAATGATTACGTTTGCTCGCCAAGTGAATGGCGCATTTAATGATTTGCGTGAGTTAGAAATGTTTTTAACCACACAAGCTATTATTGGTATTGGCTTAGGAATTGCGATTAGCCGCCAACAACAACTTGCTCATAATTTACGCCATTACCGTCTACGCCTAGAACAAGAGTTGCAAGCTCGTCGTGATCTTATGGAAAAACTGGTTCATACCGAAGAAGATGTTAAAAAAGCTATTGCACGCGAATTACATGATGAAATTGGGCAGAATATTACTGCCATTCAAATTCAATCGATGCTCATCAAAAAAACAGCAGATAACGACAAAACACGCCAAACCGGAGAGCAAATCGAACGACTCGCCCTACAAATTCATCAATCTACACGTCAATTACTTAGACAATTACGTCCTCCTGTTTTAGACGAAATGTCGCTTGAAAAAGCGCTCCATCATTTAATCAACGAATTTGCTTTTGATGACAACGGCATTACCTGTAATTTTAATTACTCGTTAGAGAAAGAGCCCGAAAACGAAACCATTATTTTTACCCTCTACCGTTTAGTACAAGAACTGTTAAACAACATTAGTAAACATGCTAACGCAACCTATATCCAAATCTCACTAACTCAAAATAAAACCTGTTTACGGCTAGTTATTAGTGATAATGGCGTTGGTATGTTACCAACCTCACTATCAGTACAACAAAGTAGTGGCTTTGGATTACGAGGCATAGAAGAACGCATTCGTGCTTTAGGCGGAGAATGGGAAGTGATTAACCATCACGGTACGAAAATAATTGTTAACTTACCCACAAATTCAAAAGAAAACAGTGAAAACTAA
- the uhpC gene encoding MFS transporter family glucose-6-phosphate receptor UhpC — MSGENTASINKTYNFWRKNLMLSMIIGYATFYLTRKSVNFVMPIMQVELNLDKGDIGWIASLFYLTYGLSKFVSGVFHDKWGYRWFMGVGLVMTGIMNIIFAYCLSFPALLLVWALNGFFQGFGWPPCARLLTHWYSRNERGFWWGLWNISINLGGMSLPILTAWLATHYSWQVALFVPGIIGIIIGLWLCVRLKGTPAEEGLPTVGVWRRDVFELRQEQASPPKPMLTILKETILFNRMIWLLGFSYILVYLIRMAINDWGNIWLSETHGANLLSANAILSLFEMGGLLGALCSGWGSDLLFRGQRAPMILLFSLGLFTAVTALWLIPIHHYALLAACFFSIGFFVFGPQMLIGLAATEYCHKNAAGTVTGYLGLFAYLGAAMAGWPLSQVMAHYGWTGMFALLTSAAALMGLLLMPLLIADVSKQQHLVGPLSFSDDDTFKRF; from the coding sequence ATGTCAGGTGAAAATACGGCATCAATTAATAAGACCTATAACTTTTGGCGCAAAAATTTAATGCTGTCGATGATTATCGGTTATGCCACTTTCTATCTCACACGTAAAAGCGTCAACTTTGTGATGCCCATTATGCAAGTTGAGTTGAATTTAGATAAAGGGGATATCGGTTGGATAGCCAGCCTTTTTTATCTCACTTACGGTTTATCTAAATTTGTTTCTGGTGTTTTCCATGACAAATGGGGATACCGCTGGTTTATGGGTGTGGGATTAGTGATGACAGGCATTATGAATATTATTTTTGCCTATTGTCTTTCATTTCCTGCACTGCTTTTGGTCTGGGCACTAAATGGTTTCTTTCAAGGCTTTGGATGGCCTCCTTGTGCAAGGTTGTTAACACACTGGTATTCACGTAATGAACGTGGTTTCTGGTGGGGATTATGGAATATCTCAATTAACCTTGGCGGGATGAGTCTTCCCATTTTAACTGCGTGGCTAGCGACGCATTATAGTTGGCAAGTCGCCCTGTTTGTGCCCGGTATTATCGGCATCATCATTGGGCTATGGTTGTGTGTACGATTAAAAGGGACCCCCGCAGAGGAAGGACTTCCTACTGTGGGTGTGTGGCGGCGCGATGTTTTTGAATTACGTCAAGAGCAGGCCTCACCCCCTAAACCTATGCTAACTATTTTGAAAGAGACCATTTTATTTAACCGAATGATTTGGTTACTGGGTTTTTCCTATATTTTAGTTTATCTCATACGCATGGCGATTAACGATTGGGGAAATATCTGGTTATCAGAAACACATGGTGCCAACTTATTGAGTGCTAATGCCATTCTCTCTTTGTTCGAGATGGGAGGGTTACTCGGGGCGTTATGTTCAGGCTGGGGCTCGGATTTATTATTCCGCGGCCAGCGAGCGCCAATGATATTGCTGTTTTCACTCGGGCTTTTTACCGCTGTAACAGCACTTTGGTTAATTCCAATTCATCATTATGCTTTGCTCGCAGCCTGTTTTTTTAGTATCGGTTTTTTTGTGTTCGGACCACAGATGTTAATCGGGCTTGCTGCAACAGAATATTGCCATAAAAACGCGGCAGGCACGGTAACAGGCTACTTGGGATTGTTTGCCTATTTAGGGGCGGCAATGGCAGGTTGGCCATTAAGTCAGGTCATGGCGCATTATGGTTGGACTGGGATGTTTGCATTATTAACCAGTGCTGCGGCCTTAATGGGACTCTTACTAATGCCGTTGTTGATTGCTGATGTTAGCAAACAACAACATTTAGTTGGTCCACTTTCATTTTCCGATGACGACACATTTAAAAGGTTCTGA